CTATCGCTGTGGGCCTGTGACAATGATTCCGCGTGGTGGCCGTTGGCATTTTCGTTACCAGCTCGGGAACGAGCGGAAGCTGCGCACGACGCGGGAACCATTGAAGAATAGGGCCAGGGCAGAGCAAGTTGCATTGGACGCCTACGATGCAGCGAAATTGCGTGCGAGAGGCGAAGAACCAGAACCACGATTACACCAGGCCGTGGACCTTTGGATCCGAGCCAATGCCCTGGCCAAGAGCCGAAGTCACATCGAGAACATCGAGACCTTTGGAAGGAAACACCTCAACCACCTGGCTGACCTCCGGCTGACCCAGCTCACCACAGCCCAGGTTGAGGATGCCCGACGCATCTTCATGGAGACGCACGCCGCATCGAGCGCAAATCAGTGGCTGACCTACCTTCGCCTGATTTGTCATTGGGCAATCCGCCGCAAGATGATTCGTGCGATGCCCTTCGATGTGGCGGAATTGAAGGTCAAAAGGGTCAGGAAACCTCTGCTTCCCAAGGAGAAGGTTTCTGTTTGGCTGGCGGAAGTGGACGCTCTCACGGAACACGAACCAAGTCTGGGCCTAGTTCTACGTCTTGAGATTGGCCTGGGATTGCGGGGAAGTGAGGCGCGCCAGGCGCGTTGGGAGTGGCTAGATATCGAGCGCAGGACATACACCCCTGGGGATACCAAGGGCGGGGAGGCGTGGGCACGGCCGGTTCCCGAATGGTTGCTGGCAGAACTGCAGCGCATCGCCAAGCCACTCGGATGGATGGTGCCTGGATTGGCCGGTACACCCGTCAGCCTCTCGAGAGTGCAACGGATCATCGATGCCGCCTGCAAGGCAATTGGTATCCCCAGGTTCACAGCTCACAGGCTGCGTGCGACCTATGCCACCTGGTTGGCCGATGAGGGAGTACCACTTCACACCATCAAGAACGCCTTAGGGCACAAGGATATAAGGACGACAGAGGGCTACCTGCAGGTGGATATGCGAGGGGTTGCCGAGGCCCAGAAACGCATTGCCATCAAGACCGGCATGTCCGGGATCAAAAGTGGCAACCCAACCCGTACACATCGAGACTGATGCTGGATCTATCTTTTACCCTTAGTAGTGTTTCAGAAGGAATCGATATCAGGTCACCCAAGATTACAAATCGCGCCGCGTCTAACCAGCTCAGATCACGCGGTGCGTCAAGGTGCAACCCTTGCATGGTTTGGGGATGGCACCCTCCCCGGCGAGGCGTTCACGGGTCCTTCCAGCACCTATGCCTCGCGGGTAATTCCGACCCAAGGCCTATCAGTGCGTAGGGATTTGAAACACCGTTTCGTAATCGCCATGGGCAATGTGTAGGCATTCAATCAAAACCATTCTCAATATGTAAGGAATCATTGAGAGAACACAACGGATGGTGCCCCTGAATCTTCGCTTTGATCATCAAATAACATATTGAATTTAAAGGCGTTGGCTAAGTAATACGGTTCGTGGATGCTGCTGCCCAAGCAAGGGTCGGAATTCAAATCCGACCCTTGCAAAGGTGTGAAGGGAGCGTTCGCACCTTTGGCTTGGGACAACAGGGTGTTCCTGCTGATGATCTAGTTATGAATCAGCTTATGAATAAATTCAGGGCTCGACATGAAGTCGAACCCTGACCACCCTAGCTTTGAGCTAGGGGTACTTCTGGGGTGAGATTGCGGGGAAAATCCGGCAAATCAAATGCGAAAGTGAAACAGGCCATTCGCCAAACAAGGATTTCACCTTTTTCGCTGGAAATCCGAGGGTGGGGCACCAGCCCGGCATTTCGCCCGACGATCGGTGCTCACATCCGCATGGCCAAGGGTGCACGCCGTGCTCCACGGCCCCCGGCGCGGCCTCACTCAGGCCCAGTGCTAGGCCATGGGGTCTCTTTGCCCGATCTAGAGACTGATTTGTATGCTTGGCGTGGG
This sequence is a window from Geothrix sp. PMB-07. Protein-coding genes within it:
- a CDS encoding site-specific integrase gives rise to the protein MNEPVRLPQVPKSYRCGPVTMIPRGGRWHFRYQLGNERKLRTTREPLKNRARAEQVALDAYDAAKLRARGEEPEPRLHQAVDLWIRANALAKSRSHIENIETFGRKHLNHLADLRLTQLTTAQVEDARRIFMETHAASSANQWLTYLRLICHWAIRRKMIRAMPFDVAELKVKRVRKPLLPKEKVSVWLAEVDALTEHEPSLGLVLRLEIGLGLRGSEARQARWEWLDIERRTYTPGDTKGGEAWARPVPEWLLAELQRIAKPLGWMVPGLAGTPVSLSRVQRIIDAACKAIGIPRFTAHRLRATYATWLADEGVPLHTIKNALGHKDIRTTEGYLQVDMRGVAEAQKRIAIKTGMSGIKSGNPTRTHRD